One Paraglaciecola mesophila genomic region harbors:
- a CDS encoding NADH:ubiquinone reductase (Na(+)-transporting) subunit B — MGLKAYLEKIEPNFEAGGKYEKWYALYEAAATIFYTPGKVNKTGTHVRDSIDLKRIMIMVWAATFPAMFYGMYNIGQQAHNVILNGGASVPDMWQAALFTALGGQIGLESTGGLAMFLYGACFFLPIYAVTFIVGGFWEVLFASVRKHEVNEGFFVTSVLFALTLPATIPLWQVALGITFGVVIAKEVFGGTGRNFLNPALSGRAFLYFAYPAQISGDAIWTAADGFSGATWLSQAAAGNVTDWSLNADWWDAFFGNIQGSVGEVSTLAILLGGLFIIYMRIASWRIVLGVLLGGAVFSTLLNVIGSDTNAMFAMPWYWHVVTGGFAFGMFFMATDPVSASFTNSAKWAYGFLIGLMCVLIRVLNPAFPEGMMLAILFANLWAPLFDYFVAQSNIKRRMARVG, encoded by the coding sequence ATGGGTTTAAAAGCTTATTTAGAAAAAATTGAACCTAACTTTGAAGCAGGTGGTAAATACGAAAAATGGTATGCGCTTTATGAAGCTGCAGCGACGATTTTTTACACTCCTGGTAAAGTTAACAAAACAGGTACTCACGTACGTGACAGTATCGACTTAAAACGTATCATGATCATGGTTTGGGCTGCTACGTTCCCAGCTATGTTTTACGGTATGTATAACATAGGTCAGCAGGCTCACAACGTTATTCTTAACGGTGGTGCTTCTGTACCTGATATGTGGCAAGCGGCTTTATTTACGGCACTAGGTGGTCAAATTGGCCTTGAGTCTACGGGCGGGTTAGCCATGTTCCTTTATGGAGCGTGTTTTTTCCTTCCTATTTATGCAGTCACCTTTATTGTTGGTGGCTTCTGGGAAGTGCTTTTTGCATCAGTGCGCAAACACGAAGTCAACGAAGGCTTCTTCGTTACCTCTGTACTGTTCGCTTTGACCCTGCCTGCTACTATTCCTTTGTGGCAAGTGGCGCTAGGGATTACCTTCGGTGTTGTTATTGCTAAAGAAGTCTTTGGCGGCACAGGCCGTAACTTCTTAAACCCTGCGCTTTCTGGTCGTGCGTTCTTGTATTTTGCCTATCCTGCGCAAATTTCAGGTGATGCAATTTGGACGGCTGCTGACGGTTTCTCAGGTGCGACGTGGTTAAGCCAAGCAGCTGCAGGTAACGTCACTGACTGGTCTTTAAATGCAGATTGGTGGGATGCGTTCTTCGGTAATATTCAAGGCTCGGTAGGTGAAGTATCTACATTGGCTATCTTGCTAGGTGGCTTATTCATTATTTATATGCGTATTGCCTCATGGCGCATTGTGCTGGGTGTTTTACTAGGTGGAGCTGTATTCAGTACCTTGCTTAACGTTATCGGTAGTGACACCAATGCGATGTTTGCTATGCCTTGGTACTGGCATGTGGTCACAGGCGGATTTGCCTTTGGTATGTTCTTTATGGCAACCGACCCTGTTTCAGCGTCCTTCACCAATAGTGCTAAGTGGGCTTATGGTTTCTTAATTGGTTTGATGTGTGTATTGATTCGTGTGCTTAACCCTGCTTTCCCTGAAGGCATGATGTTGGCAATTTTGTTTGCGAATTTATGGGCTCCACTATTCGATTATTTCGTCGCTCAAAGCAATATTAAACGGAGGATGGCACGTGTCGGCTAA
- a CDS encoding Na(+)-translocating NADH-quinone reductase subunit A — protein MIKIKKGLDLPITGAPEQKIHDGPAITKVAVLGEEYIGMRPTMHVQVDEKVQKGQMLFEDKKNPGVKFTAPASGTVIEINRGAKRVLQSVVIQVEGDDAVEFDKYAESELSSIAADKVQKNLVESGLWTALRTRPYSKTPELDSKPHSIFVNAMDTNPLAGDPAVIIAPRSADFINGLRVISCLTEGKVYVSKAPGSDVPVGDVNVDVNEFAGPHPAGLVGTHIHHLDAVGATKKVWHINYQDVIAVGALFTTGKLNNERVYALAGPAAKKPRLVKSVLGASVSELTSGETTEGEVRTISGSVLQGNNAHGVHGYVGRYHVQLSLVSEGREKEFLGWIKPGANQHSVTRAYLAHFSPKKLFNMTTTTNGSDRSMVPIGNYERVMPLDILPTLLLRDLISGDTDGAQTLGCLELDEEDLALCTYVCPGKYNYGPILRESLDKIEKEG, from the coding sequence ATGATTAAAATCAAGAAAGGGTTAGATCTTCCGATTACGGGAGCGCCAGAACAAAAGATTCATGACGGCCCAGCGATTACTAAGGTTGCTGTGTTAGGTGAAGAGTACATTGGTATGCGTCCAACTATGCATGTGCAGGTTGACGAAAAAGTGCAGAAAGGCCAGATGCTTTTCGAAGACAAAAAGAATCCAGGTGTGAAGTTCACAGCACCTGCTTCTGGTACTGTCATCGAAATTAACCGCGGCGCAAAACGTGTTTTGCAGTCAGTGGTGATTCAAGTTGAAGGCGATGACGCGGTAGAATTCGACAAGTATGCCGAATCTGAGTTGTCATCTATAGCGGCAGACAAAGTGCAAAAAAATCTAGTTGAATCTGGATTATGGACTGCACTGCGTACGCGCCCTTATAGCAAAACCCCTGAGCTTGACAGTAAGCCGCATTCGATTTTCGTAAACGCCATGGATACCAATCCGTTGGCTGGCGATCCTGCTGTTATTATTGCCCCGCGCAGTGCAGATTTCATCAACGGTTTGCGTGTTATTTCATGCTTAACTGAAGGTAAAGTCTATGTTAGCAAAGCGCCAGGCTCAGACGTTCCTGTGGGTGATGTCAACGTTGATGTGAATGAGTTTGCTGGACCTCACCCTGCAGGCTTAGTCGGCACGCATATTCATCATTTAGACGCTGTGGGTGCAACCAAAAAAGTGTGGCATATCAACTATCAAGATGTGATTGCTGTGGGTGCGTTGTTCACAACCGGTAAGCTAAATAACGAGCGCGTTTACGCTCTTGCTGGCCCAGCTGCCAAAAAGCCTCGCTTAGTGAAAAGTGTGTTAGGTGCATCTGTTAGTGAGTTAACCTCTGGTGAAACCACTGAAGGTGAAGTGCGTACAATCTCTGGCTCAGTATTACAAGGCAATAACGCTCATGGCGTTCATGGCTATGTAGGTCGTTACCATGTACAACTTTCGCTTGTTAGTGAAGGCCGTGAAAAAGAATTCCTTGGTTGGATCAAGCCTGGTGCTAATCAACACTCTGTGACCCGTGCATATCTTGCACACTTTAGCCCTAAGAAACTATTCAACATGACAACCACGACGAATGGTTCTGATCGCTCTATGGTGCCAATCGGTAACTATGAACGCGTAATGCCATTAGATATTTTACCAACTTTGTTGTTGCGTGATTTGATTTCTGGTGACACTGATGGCGCTCAAACATTAGGTTGTTTGGAGCTAGACGAAGAAGATTTGGCGCTTTGTACCTATGTTTGCCCTGGTAAATATAACTACGGGCCGATCTTGCGTGAGAGTCTAGACAAGATTGAGAAAGAGGGTTAA
- the nqrM gene encoding (Na+)-NQR maturation NqrM → MSTFILAFVFFIVVAIAMSLGYLVQRKAIAGSCGGLGALGIDKACDCPEPCDRKKARLEREEARQAKLNEWKQNQIL, encoded by the coding sequence TTGAGTACTTTTATTTTAGCATTTGTATTTTTCATCGTGGTAGCAATAGCAATGTCTTTGGGTTACTTGGTGCAACGCAAAGCGATCGCTGGTAGTTGTGGCGGTTTAGGTGCTTTAGGCATTGATAAAGCATGTGATTGCCCTGAGCCATGTGATCGTAAAAAAGCGCGCTTAGAGCGTGAAGAAGCACGTCAAGCCAAGCTTAACGAGTGGAAACAAAACCAAATTCTTTAA
- a CDS encoding MBL fold metallo-hydrolase, which produces MMIKKITMFGSMFIALSCSLNAIADERFANVKINSQAVNGSTYMLTGAGGNIGVSAGEDGILIIDDQFAPLADKIAEALRGIAEQPTKYVINTHYHGDHTGSNAYFKEVQGSTVFAHDNVRKRLKGNEGHTHSALPVVTYGQGLTFHFNDDTIIVTHLPAGHTDSDSVVYFEQANVLHAGDLFFQGRFPYIDLDGGGTVDGYISNVATVLDMIDNDTKIIPGHGELADKLAYQTTLEMMQQTANYVSARKAKGASLDLLIKEGLDERWKDWAWNFITEEKWITTLYNGQ; this is translated from the coding sequence ATGATGATAAAAAAAATAACAATGTTTGGATCGATGTTCATCGCCTTGAGTTGTTCTTTAAATGCAATTGCGGATGAAAGGTTCGCTAATGTAAAAATAAACAGCCAAGCGGTGAACGGCTCGACGTATATGTTAACTGGGGCTGGCGGCAATATTGGTGTGTCAGCGGGTGAGGACGGAATTTTAATCATAGATGACCAATTTGCTCCCCTTGCAGATAAAATAGCTGAAGCCTTAAGGGGGATCGCAGAACAGCCTACAAAATACGTGATCAATACTCACTATCATGGCGATCACACTGGTTCCAATGCTTACTTCAAAGAGGTGCAGGGTAGTACCGTTTTTGCTCACGATAACGTACGTAAGCGCTTAAAAGGGAATGAAGGCCATACACATTCCGCGTTACCCGTTGTCACCTATGGGCAAGGCCTCACATTTCATTTCAATGATGACACCATTATAGTTACCCACCTTCCTGCTGGTCATACGGACAGCGATAGTGTGGTCTACTTTGAACAAGCCAACGTGTTACACGCAGGCGATCTGTTTTTTCAAGGGCGTTTTCCCTATATCGATTTGGACGGAGGTGGCACCGTTGACGGCTATATAAGCAATGTAGCGACCGTACTTGATATGATTGATAACGACACCAAAATCATTCCAGGGCATGGTGAATTAGCAGATAAATTAGCCTATCAAACCACCCTTGAAATGATGCAGCAAACTGCCAACTACGTTTCAGCTAGAAAAGCGAAAGGCGCTAGCTTAGATTTGCTAATCAAAGAAGGTCTTGATGAGCGATGGAAGGATTGGGCGTGGAATTTCATAACGGAAGAAAAGTGGATCACCACACTCTATAACGGCCAATAA
- a CDS encoding Na(+)-translocating NADH-quinone reductase subunit C: MSAKKETLGKTVGVVIAVCLVCSVIVSTAAVSLRSLQQANAKLDKQTNILEAAGLLEAGQSKEQIAATYAERVEQRFVDLATGQYVEKDADYDMYKAARNPDESIKPQPDTAGILRRPNVASVYLISNPDGEVTRIVLPINGSGLWNLMYAMLAVDSDGNTVRELVYYDQQETPGLGGEVENPEWKAKWDGKKLYKDGEVAIDVTKGAKASDPYEVDALSGATLTSNGVQNTLDYWLGENGFGPYLKNQPWKS, translated from the coding sequence GTGTCGGCTAAAAAAGAAACATTAGGCAAAACGGTCGGCGTAGTGATCGCCGTGTGTTTGGTTTGCTCGGTTATTGTATCTACGGCGGCGGTAAGTCTTCGTTCTCTACAACAAGCGAATGCAAAACTAGACAAGCAAACCAATATTTTAGAAGCAGCCGGCTTACTTGAAGCTGGTCAAAGCAAAGAGCAAATCGCTGCGACTTATGCTGAACGCGTAGAACAAAGATTTGTAGACTTGGCTACGGGTCAGTATGTTGAAAAAGATGCTGATTACGATATGTACAAAGCGGCGCGCAATCCTGATGAGAGTATCAAGCCTCAGCCTGATACTGCTGGTATATTGCGTCGTCCTAACGTCGCAAGTGTGTATTTAATTTCTAACCCTGACGGTGAGGTGACACGTATTGTATTGCCAATCAACGGCAGTGGTTTATGGAACTTAATGTACGCCATGCTCGCAGTCGATTCTGACGGTAACACCGTTCGTGAACTTGTTTATTATGATCAACAAGAAACCCCGGGTCTTGGTGGTGAAGTTGAAAATCCTGAATGGAAAGCGAAGTGGGATGGTAAGAAATTGTATAAAGATGGTGAAGTGGCTATCGATGTTACTAAGGGCGCTAAAGCAAGCGATCCTTATGAAGTTGACGCTTTATCAGGTGCTACGCTAACCAGTAATGGCGTGCAAAATACACTTGATTATTGGCTGGGTGAGAATGGCTTTGGCCCTTACCTTAAAAACCAACCATGGAAATCGTAA
- a CDS encoding DUF1653 domain-containing protein codes for MSIEVGKYRHYKGNDYEVIGVAKHSEDESELVVYRPMYGERGLWVRPLSMFNEAVVVNGQSMPRFQFIEK; via the coding sequence ATGAGCATTGAAGTAGGAAAATACCGCCATTACAAGGGAAATGACTATGAAGTGATTGGTGTTGCTAAGCATTCAGAAGACGAGTCGGAACTGGTGGTATATCGTCCTATGTACGGTGAGCGAGGCTTGTGGGTCAGGCCATTATCCATGTTTAATGAAGCTGTTGTGGTTAATGGGCAAAGCATGCCGCGCTTCCAGTTTATTGAAAAATAA
- the dinB gene encoding DNA polymerase IV: MRKIIHIDMDCYYAAVEMRDNPQYRAVPLAIGGSADRRGVISTCNYVARKYGVRSAMATAYARKLCPDLVLIPGRMALYSEISQQIRKIFLRYTDKIEPLSLDEAYLDVSDSDLFCGSATLIAEDIRRAIFEETQLTASAGVAPCKFVAKIASDENKPNGICVVTPETQDTFVKKLSLGKIPGVGKVTLQKLNNMGLYTCQDVREYPFDAFVKSFGKFGPVIWDRSHGIDERELTISRKRKSVGVERTLAQDITTDEECLAMLESLYPKLLSRLEKASPRLSIQSQGVKLKFNDFQQTTVEHRHHVLEKNYFKTLLLEALERRGSRGVRLVGLSVGLPDSSDVQQMVFDFESLH, from the coding sequence ATGCGTAAGATCATACACATCGATATGGACTGCTATTATGCTGCAGTCGAAATGCGCGATAATCCCCAGTATCGTGCAGTGCCTCTAGCGATTGGTGGTAGTGCTGATCGTCGTGGGGTTATCTCAACCTGTAATTATGTCGCCCGTAAGTATGGTGTGCGTTCAGCAATGGCAACCGCATATGCTCGTAAATTATGCCCTGACTTAGTATTGATACCGGGGCGCATGGCGCTGTACAGCGAAATCTCTCAGCAAATTCGTAAAATTTTCTTGCGTTATACCGATAAAATCGAGCCATTATCATTAGATGAAGCTTATCTAGATGTAAGCGATAGTGACCTATTCTGCGGTAGTGCAACCCTGATAGCTGAAGACATTCGACGGGCAATCTTCGAAGAAACCCAATTGACTGCGTCAGCCGGGGTCGCACCTTGCAAATTCGTCGCTAAAATCGCCAGTGATGAGAATAAACCGAATGGTATTTGTGTCGTTACTCCCGAGACCCAAGACACGTTCGTAAAGAAATTATCTCTGGGAAAAATACCTGGTGTGGGCAAAGTCACCTTACAAAAACTTAATAACATGGGCTTGTATACGTGCCAAGACGTACGGGAATATCCTTTTGATGCGTTCGTTAAATCTTTTGGTAAATTTGGTCCTGTCATTTGGGATCGTAGTCACGGTATTGATGAGCGTGAATTAACTATTAGCCGCAAGCGTAAATCTGTTGGTGTAGAGCGTACCCTCGCGCAAGACATTACAACAGATGAAGAGTGCTTGGCCATGCTCGAAAGCTTATATCCTAAATTGCTCAGTCGATTAGAAAAGGCCAGCCCTAGATTGTCGATTCAAAGTCAGGGAGTTAAGCTGAAATTTAACGACTTCCAACAAACCACGGTGGAGCACCGCCATCATGTACTCGAAAAGAACTACTTTAAAACATTATTGTTAGAGGCACTCGAGCGACGAGGGAGCAGAGGTGTTAGATTGGTTGGGCTATCAGTCGGCTTACCAGATAGTAGTGACGTTCAACAGATGGTATTTGACTTCGAGAGTCTGCACTAA
- a CDS encoding NADH:ubiquinone reductase (Na(+)-transporting) subunit D, producing MADTKEMKKVLFGPILDNNPIALQILGVCSALAVTTKLETALVMSLALTAVTAFSNLFISLIRSQIPSSVRIIVQMTIIASLVIVVDQVLKAYSYEISKQLSVFVGLIITNCIVMGRAEAFAMKSPPFISFLDGLGNGLGYSFVLIVIGTIKELFGFGTILGFEILPLIQNGGWYQGNGLLILPFSSFFLIAGLIWFIRTIKPEQVEPKE from the coding sequence ATGGCTGATACTAAAGAAATGAAAAAGGTATTGTTTGGGCCAATCCTAGACAATAACCCAATAGCACTGCAAATCCTCGGCGTATGTTCGGCACTTGCAGTAACCACTAAGTTAGAGACGGCACTAGTAATGTCACTTGCCCTTACCGCGGTAACGGCTTTCTCTAACTTGTTTATCTCATTGATCCGTTCACAGATACCTTCATCAGTTCGTATTATCGTGCAGATGACGATTATCGCGTCATTGGTGATCGTGGTGGATCAGGTGCTAAAAGCGTATTCCTACGAGATATCTAAACAGCTCTCGGTATTTGTTGGTTTGATTATTACCAACTGTATCGTTATGGGACGTGCGGAAGCCTTCGCCATGAAGAGCCCACCGTTTATCAGCTTCCTTGACGGACTAGGTAACGGCTTAGGGTATTCATTTGTATTGATCGTTATCGGTACAATTAAAGAGTTGTTTGGTTTCGGAACGATTCTAGGTTTTGAAATTTTGCCTCTTATTCAAAATGGCGGTTGGTATCAAGGTAATGGTTTATTGATTTTACCTTTCAGCTCGTTCTTCTTAATCGCGGGTTTAATTTGGTTCATTCGTACCATTAAGCCTGAACAAGTAGAGCCTAAGGAGTAA
- the nqrF gene encoding NADH:ubiquinone reductase (Na(+)-transporting) subunit F: protein MLDIYLGVGMFIAIVLALVLIIMFAKSKLVPEGEVTISINGDPDKAITAQPGDKLLGALANSGIFVSSACGGGGSCGQCRVDIKEGGGEILPTELDHISKREAKEGCRLSCQVSIKQDMDIELPEEIFGIKKWDCEVISNDNKATFIKELKLKIPNGESVPFRAGGYIQIEAPPHHVKYKDFDVPEEYRGDWERFGFFDIESKVDDETIRAYSMANYPEEEGIIMLNVRVASPPPNNLSLPAGKMSSYIWSLKEGDKATISGPFGEFFAKKTNAEMVFIGGGAGMAPMRSHIFDQLRRIKTDRKISFWYGARSLREMFYVEDFDMLQKENDNFNWHVALSDPQPEDNWEGLTGFIHQVLLENYLKDHPAPEDCEFYMCGPPMMNAAVISMLKDLGVEDENIMLDDFGG, encoded by the coding sequence ATGTTAGACATTTATCTTGGCGTAGGAATGTTTATTGCCATCGTTCTAGCTTTGGTTTTGATCATTATGTTTGCCAAATCAAAGTTAGTGCCAGAAGGCGAAGTCACGATTTCTATCAATGGTGACCCGGACAAAGCAATTACCGCTCAGCCTGGTGACAAATTATTGGGTGCCCTAGCAAACTCAGGCATTTTTGTTTCATCAGCTTGTGGTGGCGGTGGTTCTTGTGGTCAATGTCGTGTAGACATCAAAGAAGGTGGCGGTGAAATTTTACCGACTGAACTGGACCACATCAGCAAGCGTGAAGCCAAAGAAGGTTGTCGTTTATCGTGTCAGGTTTCTATCAAACAAGACATGGACATTGAGCTTCCTGAAGAAATTTTTGGTATCAAAAAGTGGGACTGTGAAGTTATTTCTAACGATAACAAAGCAACCTTTATCAAAGAGCTTAAGCTTAAAATTCCTAATGGTGAAAGTGTTCCATTCCGTGCTGGTGGTTATATTCAAATTGAGGCTCCACCTCATCATGTTAAATACAAAGACTTCGATGTACCTGAAGAGTATCGTGGTGATTGGGAACGTTTCGGTTTCTTTGATATTGAATCAAAAGTAGACGACGAAACCATTCGTGCATATTCGATGGCTAACTACCCTGAAGAAGAAGGCATCATTATGTTGAACGTGCGTGTAGCTTCGCCGCCGCCGAACAACTTGTCGTTACCTGCGGGTAAAATGTCATCTTATATTTGGAGTTTGAAAGAAGGTGATAAAGCCACTATTTCAGGTCCATTCGGTGAGTTCTTTGCTAAGAAAACGAATGCTGAGATGGTCTTTATCGGCGGTGGTGCAGGTATGGCACCAATGCGTTCGCATATCTTCGACCAACTTCGTCGTATTAAGACAGATCGTAAAATTTCTTTCTGGTACGGTGCACGTTCTCTACGTGAAATGTTCTATGTTGAAGATTTCGATATGTTGCAAAAAGAGAACGATAACTTTAATTGGCATGTTGCTTTGTCTGATCCACAACCAGAAGATAACTGGGAAGGCCTGACAGGTTTCATTCACCAAGTGTTGTTAGAGAACTACCTAAAAGATCATCCAGCTCCTGAAGATTGTGAGTTTTATATGTGTGGTCCACCTATGATGAACGCAGCTGTTATCAGCATGTTGAAAGACTTAGGTGTTGAAGATGAAAATATCATGCTTGATGACTTTGGTGGTTAA
- the fabV gene encoding enoyl-ACP reductase FabV yields MVIKPKIRGFICTNAHPDGCAASVAQQIEYVSSQGDLGSGPKNVLVIGSSTGYGLASRIVSAFGYGAKTLGVCFEKAPTERKTATAGWYNTAAFHKEAKAKGLFAETINGDAFSNEIKAQALETIKREMGQVDLVIYSLASPRRTDPETGEVFKSTLKPVGQAYTTKTYDTDKDRIHEVALEPANEDEIAQTIKVMGGEDWELWLEALADADLLAEGCKTTAYTYIGKELTWPIYGQATIGKAKEDLDRAAAAIVSKNKAKHVEAYVSSLKALVTQASSAIPVMPLYISLIYKVMKEEGTHEGCIEQIKGLFSERLFAESPELDEQGRLRMDGKETNEATQAKIKALWDQVTQENFHELSDYAGYHHEFLKLFGFDVAGVDYEAEQNPLAKWE; encoded by the coding sequence ATGGTTATTAAGCCCAAGATCCGTGGCTTTATTTGTACAAATGCTCACCCAGATGGTTGCGCAGCGAGTGTTGCTCAACAAATTGAATATGTTTCCTCTCAGGGTGATCTCGGAAGCGGACCTAAAAATGTTCTCGTTATCGGTTCTTCAACCGGTTACGGACTGGCTTCTCGTATCGTGTCTGCCTTCGGTTATGGCGCGAAAACCTTAGGCGTTTGCTTCGAAAAAGCACCGACTGAACGTAAAACAGCAACCGCTGGCTGGTACAATACAGCGGCATTTCATAAAGAAGCGAAGGCGAAAGGTTTATTTGCCGAAACAATTAACGGTGATGCCTTTTCAAATGAGATAAAAGCCCAAGCCCTAGAAACGATAAAACGCGAAATGGGTCAAGTTGATTTAGTTATCTATAGCTTGGCATCACCCAGACGCACCGATCCTGAAACAGGTGAAGTGTTTAAGTCGACCCTCAAACCTGTAGGGCAAGCCTACACCACCAAGACATACGATACTGACAAAGATCGTATTCACGAAGTTGCCCTTGAGCCAGCTAATGAAGATGAGATTGCACAAACCATCAAAGTGATGGGCGGTGAAGATTGGGAATTGTGGCTTGAGGCGTTGGCCGACGCTGATTTGCTTGCTGAGGGCTGTAAAACCACTGCTTATACTTATATAGGCAAGGAGTTAACTTGGCCTATTTATGGTCAAGCAACCATTGGTAAAGCGAAAGAAGATTTAGATCGTGCGGCGGCTGCAATTGTTAGCAAAAACAAAGCTAAGCACGTCGAAGCCTATGTGTCTTCATTAAAAGCATTAGTGACTCAAGCCAGTTCAGCGATCCCGGTTATGCCTTTGTACATCTCACTTATTTATAAAGTGATGAAAGAAGAGGGCACACACGAAGGCTGTATTGAGCAGATTAAAGGATTGTTCTCTGAGCGTTTGTTTGCTGAGTCACCAGAGTTAGATGAACAAGGCCGCTTGCGCATGGACGGCAAAGAAACCAATGAAGCGACGCAAGCGAAGATTAAAGCGCTTTGGGATCAAGTGACACAAGAAAACTTCCACGAGTTGAGCGATTATGCTGGCTATCACCATGAATTTTTAAAGCTTTTCGGTTTTGATGTTGCTGGTGTTGACTACGAAGCTGAGCAGAATCCATTAGCAAAATGGGAATAG
- a CDS encoding FAD:protein FMN transferase translates to MFNLGYMTRLTGLFAFALLLASCTQAPTESHLTGHTMGTTYNVKFVNAGDVDEQQLHNDIDAALIRVNALMSTYDPESELSRFNQWHSEEPFALSPETLKVMREAKRLGKLSDGVLDVTVGPLVNLWGFGPDAKPDKRPSEQTIADVKARTGLDKLTLLDESAKKSENDLYVDLSTIAKGYGVDVVADLLAAQGLHDYLVEVGGEMRVSGHKANGVQWRIAIEKPVSAERAVQEIISIGTNAIATSGDYRNYFEEDGVRYSHLIDPRTGAPITHNLVAVTVVHPSSMTADGLATALNVMGKDEALNLALHNDLAVLLITRENGEFKEYTTPKFEPFIDRQ, encoded by the coding sequence ATGTTTAACCTAGGGTACATGACTAGACTGACTGGTTTATTTGCTTTTGCTTTGCTGCTTGCAAGTTGCACGCAGGCACCGACGGAAAGTCATTTAACCGGTCATACCATGGGCACCACATATAACGTAAAATTCGTCAATGCCGGCGATGTAGATGAACAACAGTTACATAATGATATCGATGCCGCGTTAATAAGGGTAAATGCGCTGATGTCAACGTATGACCCTGAATCTGAGTTATCACGTTTTAATCAGTGGCACAGCGAAGAACCGTTTGCGTTATCACCTGAAACGTTAAAAGTGATGCGTGAGGCAAAGCGATTGGGCAAGCTGAGTGATGGGGTACTAGATGTTACCGTGGGGCCTTTGGTTAACTTATGGGGTTTTGGGCCTGATGCGAAACCCGACAAGCGCCCGAGCGAGCAAACAATTGCTGACGTTAAGGCGCGCACAGGACTAGATAAACTCACCTTACTTGACGAGAGTGCCAAAAAATCAGAAAACGATCTGTACGTTGACCTGTCTACTATTGCTAAAGGGTATGGTGTCGATGTTGTGGCAGATTTACTCGCTGCACAAGGCTTGCATGACTACCTCGTTGAGGTGGGGGGTGAAATGCGAGTGTCAGGGCACAAGGCAAATGGGGTACAGTGGCGCATCGCCATTGAAAAGCCAGTGTCAGCAGAGAGAGCAGTTCAGGAGATTATTTCAATAGGGACGAATGCAATTGCGACTTCTGGGGATTACCGTAATTACTTTGAAGAAGATGGAGTGCGTTATTCTCATTTGATCGATCCGCGCACGGGGGCACCTATTACCCATAATTTGGTAGCTGTGACTGTGGTGCATCCATCTTCGATGACGGCTGATGGCTTAGCCACAGCGTTAAACGTCATGGGTAAAGATGAAGCCCTTAACCTAGCGTTACATAATGATTTAGCGGTATTACTGATCACGCGAGAAAACGGCGAGTTTAAAGAGTATACTACGCCAAAATTTGAACCATTCATTGATCGCCAATAG
- the nqrE gene encoding NADH:ubiquinone reductase (Na(+)-transporting) subunit E, producing MEHYISLFIRSIFLENMALFYFLGMCTFLAVSKKVKTAMGLGVAVIVVLTISVPVNQLVYANILAPGALAWAGFPDTDLSFLSFLTFIGVIAALVQILEMTLDKFFPALYNALGIFLPLITVNCAIFGGVAFAVQRDYSFTESIFYGAGSGAGWALAITLLAAVREKLKYADMPDGVRGLGSVFMIAGLMALGFQSFSGVSI from the coding sequence GTGGAACATTATATTAGTTTATTTATCCGTTCTATCTTCCTAGAAAACATGGCGTTGTTCTACTTCCTAGGTATGTGTACGTTCTTAGCTGTATCAAAGAAAGTTAAAACGGCGATGGGCCTCGGGGTTGCGGTTATCGTAGTACTGACGATTTCTGTACCTGTGAACCAACTGGTTTATGCCAATATTCTGGCACCAGGCGCATTAGCTTGGGCTGGTTTTCCAGATACAGACTTGAGCTTCTTAAGCTTCTTAACCTTTATCGGCGTTATTGCCGCTCTGGTTCAGATTCTAGAAATGACTTTAGATAAGTTTTTCCCTGCGCTTTATAACGCTTTGGGTATCTTCTTGCCTTTGATTACTGTTAACTGTGCAATCTTCGGTGGTGTAGCGTTTGCAGTGCAACGCGACTACTCATTCACGGAAAGTATTTTCTACGGTGCAGGTAGTGGTGCAGGTTGGGCATTAGCGATTACATTGCTAGCCGCTGTACGTGAAAAACTTAAGTATGCAGATATGCCTGACGGCGTGCGTGGTTTAGGTTCCGTATTTATGATTGCAGGATTAATGGCATTGGGCTTCCAGTCATTTTCTGGCGTATCAATTTAA